Proteins encoded within one genomic window of Poseidonibacter antarcticus:
- a CDS encoding XdhC family protein: protein MFSNKKYLEFIENSRSEGLDIVGASVIETIGSTYAKKGNMILINSKGEFIGVLGSPSLHNEILALAKTTLESQKSVYFENIPKDKNSGHGISKYFIQPFFYDEDYLALGLCLKNFGKTLCRNILDDSFEISDIDCETKLENNIFYQKIQKPYSLLIFGSGSHVTSLVQMANLMAWETTVIDINMKNEYVKDANNLIKLEKLEDILEKDLNCFDACVILSHSPITDDTYLKALLSSSVEYIGILGNKKNMQKKIEKFNLQNDKRFFAPVGFDIGGITHESIALSICAQIEARKNGKI, encoded by the coding sequence TTGTTTAGTAATAAAAAGTATTTAGAATTTATAGAAAATTCTAGAAGTGAAGGTTTAGATATTGTAGGAGCTAGTGTTATTGAAACAATAGGTTCTACTTATGCAAAGAAAGGAAATATGATACTTATAAACTCAAAGGGTGAGTTTATAGGTGTTTTAGGAAGTCCTTCTTTACATAATGAAATTCTAGCGTTAGCAAAAACTACATTAGAATCACAAAAATCTGTTTATTTTGAAAACATACCAAAAGATAAAAACTCAGGTCATGGTATTAGTAAGTATTTTATTCAGCCTTTTTTTTATGATGAAGATTATTTGGCTTTAGGATTATGTCTAAAAAATTTTGGAAAGACTTTATGTCGTAATATTTTAGATGATAGTTTTGAAATATCTGATATAGATTGTGAAACAAAACTTGAAAATAATATATTTTATCAAAAAATTCAAAAGCCTTATTCTTTATTGATTTTTGGTTCAGGTTCTCATGTAACATCTTTAGTTCAAATGGCTAATTTAATGGCTTGGGAAACTACAGTTATTGATATTAATATGAAAAATGAATATGTAAAAGATGCGAATAATTTAATAAAATTAGAAAAACTTGAAGATATTTTAGAAAAAGATTTAAACTGTTTTGATGCTTGTGTTATTTTAAGTCATTCTCCAATAACAGATGATACATATTTGAAAGCTTTACTTAGTTCAAGTGTAGAATATATTGGAATTTTAGGAAATAAAAAGAATATGCAAAAGAAAATAGAAAAGTTTAATCTTCAAAATGATAAAAGATTTTTTGCTCCTGTTGGTTTTGATATTGGTGGAATAACTCACGAATCAATAGCTCTTTCAATATGCGCACAAATAGAAGCTAGGAAAAATGGAAAAATCTAA
- a CDS encoding cache domain-containing protein, translating into MKLITEKNLSKITIYIFIIIMSSMIFMITYFYVKNTYENFESEMKIFKKEYYEIKKKTLKKEVDTVLDILNYNIAITNASEKEQKADAIRLLNNIRFEKNKSNYFFVYEIKKLNGGDDFATLLVNPNRPELIGKLISTNYKDTNGVKFRENFLKDIRKKDESYTQYTYKKPGSKEVKQKLSYFKYYKNWNWVLAVGVYTDDVEKEIAVKRKHLKSRIKKQVGQNVVLFIMFLSLGILISIAVSQKIDEVLKRYENKVKIKTEELENLNISLEKKIKDEVEKNREKEQLLVQKSKFIALGEMISNIAHQWRQPLSELSSILMYLKFKHSINALDDKIMQKKSEEADKVLEYMSHTIDDFRNFFMPKKEKEEFYVYKAIDSVMTIISSSLKNDKINVVININKNTKLNTYLNEYEQVILNIFKNAKDALIEKKIKDPQIKITAYEEPEYVVLFIEDNAGGITVEPKGKIFEPYFTTKDGSNGTGIGLYMSKIIVDKNMKGKLRVRNTRNGAKFGIHVPKDVNT; encoded by the coding sequence TTGAAATTAATAACGGAAAAAAATTTATCAAAAATTACTATATATATATTTATAATAATAATGTCTTCAATGATTTTTATGATTACATATTTTTATGTTAAAAATACTTATGAGAATTTTGAATCGGAGATGAAAATTTTTAAAAAAGAGTATTATGAAATAAAGAAAAAAACACTTAAAAAAGAAGTTGATACTGTTCTTGATATTTTAAATTATAATATTGCAATAACAAATGCAAGTGAAAAAGAACAAAAAGCAGATGCAATACGCTTACTTAATAACATTAGATTTGAAAAGAATAAAAGTAACTATTTTTTTGTATATGAAATCAAAAAGTTAAACGGAGGAGATGATTTTGCAACACTTCTTGTAAATCCTAATAGACCCGAACTTATAGGTAAATTAATATCTACAAATTATAAAGATACAAATGGTGTAAAGTTTAGAGAAAATTTTTTAAAAGATATTAGAAAAAAAGATGAATCATATACTCAATATACATATAAAAAACCAGGTAGTAAAGAAGTAAAACAAAAATTATCATATTTTAAATATTATAAAAATTGGAATTGGGTTTTAGCAGTTGGTGTATATACAGATGATGTAGAAAAAGAAATTGCTGTAAAAAGAAAACATTTAAAATCTCGTATTAAAAAACAAGTAGGGCAAAACGTAGTTTTATTTATTATGTTCTTATCTCTTGGTATATTAATATCAATTGCAGTTTCACAAAAAATTGATGAAGTTCTAAAAAGATATGAAAATAAAGTAAAAATTAAAACTGAAGAGTTAGAAAATTTAAATATAAGTTTAGAAAAAAAGATTAAAGACGAAGTAGAAAAAAATAGAGAGAAGGAACAACTTCTAGTCCAAAAGTCAAAATTTATAGCTTTAGGTGAAATGATATCAAATATTGCGCATCAATGGAGACAACCTTTATCTGAGTTATCATCAATTTTAATGTATCTTAAATTTAAACATAGCATTAATGCTCTTGATGATAAGATAATGCAAAAAAAATCAGAAGAAGCAGATAAAGTTTTAGAATATATGTCACATACTATTGATGATTTTAGAAATTTCTTTATGCCAAAAAAAGAGAAAGAAGAATTTTATGTATATAAAGCAATTGATTCAGTAATGACAATTATATCAAGTTCTCTTAAAAACGATAAAATTAATGTAGTGATTAATATTAATAAAAATACAAAACTTAATACTTATTTAAATGAATATGAGCAAGTGATTTTAAATATATTTAAAAATGCAAAAGATGCTTTAATCGAGAAAAAAATTAAAGATCCACAAATAAAGATTACAGCATATGAAGAACCTGAATATGTTGTTTTATTTATTGAAGATAATGCAGGTGGGATTACAGTTGAACCAAAAGGAAAAATATTTGAACCATATTTCACTACAAAAGATGGTAGTAATGGTACAGGAATAGGTTTATATATGTCAAAAATTATTGTAGATAAAAACATGAAAGGAAAATTAAGAGTTAGAAATACTAGAAATGGAGCAAAATTTGGAATACATGTTCCCAAAGATGTAAACACCTAA
- a CDS encoding response regulator transcription factor, producing MQDTLINKLSAFKVLYAEDEAGIRENIKEILEHYFKETYTAENANEAYLKYLQNKPDLIITDIQMTGESGLDLIKKIRESDSKTRIIITSAYTDLEYMLQATEVHLIKYIIKPITHDKLINALESFVKSYDENKIYNLTEKWIFDFSKSIISNSEEEFNLTKKESLFLKQLITKNRIITYEEMENLIWDEDSVMTPNAMRLFIKNFRKKLPLKSLKNVQGTGYILNRE from the coding sequence ATGCAAGATACATTGATTAATAAACTTAGTGCATTTAAAGTATTATATGCAGAAGATGAAGCTGGAATAAGAGAAAATATTAAAGAAATATTAGAGCATTATTTCAAAGAAACTTACACTGCTGAAAATGCAAATGAAGCTTATTTAAAATATCTACAAAACAAACCTGATTTAATTATTACAGATATACAAATGACCGGAGAATCTGGACTTGATTTAATAAAAAAAATTAGAGAGTCTGATTCAAAAACAAGAATTATAATTACCTCTGCTTACACAGACTTAGAATATATGCTTCAAGCTACAGAAGTACATCTAATCAAGTACATTATAAAGCCAATAACTCACGATAAATTAATAAATGCATTAGAATCATTTGTTAAAAGTTATGATGAAAATAAAATATATAATCTTACTGAAAAATGGATTTTTGATTTTAGTAAATCTATAATATCAAATAGTGAAGAAGAGTTTAATCTAACAAAAAAAGAATCTTTATTTTTAAAACAATTAATTACAAAAAATAGAATTATTACATATGAAGAAATGGAAAATTTAATTTGGGATGAAGACTCAGTTATGACTCCAAATGCAATGAGATTATTTATAAAAAACTTCCGAAAAAAACTTCCACTTAAATCTTTAAAAAATGTTCAAGGGACAGGATATATATTAAATAGAGAATAA
- a CDS encoding winged helix-turn-helix transcriptional regulator, with amino-acid sequence MYKINNKEFECSVAVTLDIFNDKWKLFIIWNLLAQAKRFKDLHEIISEISQKTLTVKLKELEEKNIINREVFAQVPPKVVYSLTPAGERLRPLFKDMFYWGISYVKEHGEITKETKCCETEVSKKIGCEIDKDFLN; translated from the coding sequence ATGTATAAAATTAATAATAAAGAATTTGAGTGTTCAGTTGCAGTAACACTTGATATATTTAATGATAAATGGAAATTATTTATTATATGGAATTTATTAGCTCAAGCAAAGAGATTCAAAGATTTACATGAAATAATTTCAGAAATATCACAAAAAACTTTAACAGTAAAATTAAAAGAATTAGAAGAAAAAAATATTATAAATAGAGAAGTTTTTGCACAAGTTCCTCCTAAAGTTGTTTATTCATTAACACCTGCTGGTGAAAGATTAAGACCTTTATTTAAAGATATGTTCTATTGGGGAATATCTTATGTAAAAGAACATGGAGAAATTACAAAAGAGACTAAATGTTGTGAAACTGAAGTTTCTAAAAAAATTGGATGTGAAATAGATAAAGATTTTTTAAACTAA
- a CDS encoding S-adenosylmethionine--2-demethylmenaquinone methyltransferase: MNFDVADLCDDNTDKKIQVLSSDYKNYGGRKKSFGKIVTIKLDKSNWRLLELLRDEDGEGRIVVVENAKFFYGVVGDKLMAFAEKNNWAGIILNGYVRDTAYTRNIDVALYAFGTCPLRNFEKTSSSRAVQLSFGGVTFNDGDYVYLDEDGIIVSTEELL, encoded by the coding sequence ATGAATTTTGATGTAGCAGATTTATGTGATGATAATACAGATAAGAAAATACAAGTATTATCATCTGATTATAAAAATTATGGTGGTAGAAAAAAATCTTTTGGAAAAATAGTAACAATAAAACTTGATAAAAGTAATTGGAGATTATTAGAACTTTTACGAGATGAAGATGGGGAAGGAAGAATAGTTGTTGTTGAAAATGCTAAGTTCTTTTATGGTGTTGTAGGAGATAAACTAATGGCATTTGCTGAAAAGAACAATTGGGCAGGAATAATATTAAATGGTTATGTAAGAGATACTGCATATACACGAAATATTGATGTAGCGCTTTATGCATTTGGAACTTGTCCTTTAAGAAATTTTGAAAAAACAAGTTCATCTAGAGCTGTTCAACTTAGCTTTGGAGGAGTTACTTTTAATGATGGGGATTATGTATATTTAGATGAAGATGGAATTATAGTAAGTACAGAAGAACTTCTTTAA
- a CDS encoding helix-turn-helix domain-containing protein: MLKESITFFKQRGYHNTSISNIAESCGLLKGSIYHHFKSKTICEVKHSVTSYF, translated from the coding sequence ATTTTAAAAGAATCTATAACTTTCTTTAAACAAAGAGGTTATCACAATACTTCTATATCAAATATTGCAGAATCATGTGGTCTTTTAAAGGGTAGTATTTATCATCATTTTAAAAGTAAAACTATCTGTGAAGTTAAACATTCAGTAACCTCTTACTTTTAG
- a CDS encoding radical SAM/SPASM domain-containing protein, which produces MKVNIIKKFRKVHIEITNICNLKCTFCPPKILPNGIMSLEKFEDINKQLKPYTKELAYHIVGDPLVLSNLNEYLNISLKNDLKVNITTTANKIGPKDYDALMNKTIKQINFSINSYNANSHKKSLDEYLNPILDFVKYAQENKHEYFINFRIWNLDESKSAKEFNSLVFKRINESFDTNIDIEEVYKNRPKNIRIARKIFFNFDEYFNWPSLENDFVSDKGFCYGLDSHFGILTSGDVVPCCLDQNGCINLGNTNDSQLKDILTSPRVKKIQNGFRKGEVVEELCQKCEYRTRFDKKEKEIV; this is translated from the coding sequence ATTAAGGTTAATATTATTAAAAAATTTAGAAAAGTTCATATAGAAATTACAAATATATGTAACTTAAAATGCACATTTTGTCCTCCAAAAATTCTGCCAAATGGAATTATGTCTTTAGAAAAATTTGAAGATATAAATAAGCAGTTAAAACCTTATACAAAAGAATTAGCTTATCATATAGTTGGTGATCCTTTAGTTTTGTCAAATTTAAATGAATATTTAAATATTAGTTTAAAAAATGATTTAAAAGTCAATATTACAACAACAGCAAATAAAATTGGTCCCAAAGATTATGATGCTTTAATGAATAAAACTATTAAACAAATAAACTTTTCAATAAATTCATATAATGCAAATTCTCATAAAAAATCACTAGATGAATACTTAAATCCAATACTAGATTTTGTAAAATATGCACAAGAAAATAAGCATGAATATTTTATAAACTTTAGAATATGGAATTTAGATGAATCAAAAAGTGCAAAAGAATTTAATTCATTAGTTTTTAAGAGAATAAATGAAAGTTTTGATACAAATATTGATATTGAAGAGGTATATAAAAATAGACCTAAAAATATTAGAATTGCAAGAAAAATATTTTTTAATTTTGATGAATATTTTAATTGGCCTAGTTTAGAAAATGATTTTGTTTCTGATAAAGGTTTTTGTTATGGTTTAGATTCTCATTTTGGTATTTTAACATCAGGTGATGTTGTCCCTTGTTGTTTAGACCAAAATGGGTGTATCAATTTAGGAAATACAAATGATTCTCAATTAAAAGATATTTTAACTTCACCTAGAGTAAAAAAAATACAAAATGGTTTTAGAAAAGGTGAGGTTGTAGAAGAACTTTGTCAGAAATGTGAATATAGAACTAGATTTGATAAAAAAGAGAAGGAAATAGTTTGA
- a CDS encoding molybdopterin cofactor-binding domain-containing protein — MKRRDFLKTSSLATSAFVIGFYIPSKSRAQDITQKESSLQPNAFVEIKSDNTINFIFGQVEMGQGTYTTLAMCIAEELNVNWEEINFKGAQVAPVYNHFYGPLMITGGSSSIIAKQLEMRKIGAVLNTMLKQAASKKWKVRAYDVETKDSKLINKRTKEELPFGEFVVDLASIKVPSDPKIKDLKDCKIIGKPHSRHPKEALAKVTGKADFGIDVRVDGLKYAAVLHPTVFGAKIKSFDASKAQKKVGVIKVKQIPSGIAVIADTWYIAKTALDEIKVDWDLGEFAKISTEDMDKQYEDAMKKEGASMRKDGDSVKAFKEASNVIELDYDFPFLAHAPMEPLSFAAHHKDGKAILWSTSQSQTLAFGAALKILGVKAEDITYNTPYLGGGFGRRGAINMDFAVEGLFVAKDEGYPILTLWTREDDIKLGNYRPKYKNKVKLALDEHGDITAFDAKVASQAIFKGSPFAMLYKDGVDGAQQEGLATHPYDINSHNMQAYTMESPISVLWWRSVGHTQTAQTVECSIDQAAFIAKKDPIEYRKSMLTNKRFINLLDDVALKADWKNRKKEENVGYGVAIVESFGSICAQIAKVRVTKNDFKVEKVWCSIDCGFAFNPQNVENQMISSINFGLATLLSSEITIKDGATVQSNFYDYTVTRISDAPDIEVSIINSGAKIGGIGEPGTPPILAAVANAIFDASGKLYTSMPIKMV; from the coding sequence ATGAAAAGAAGAGATTTTTTAAAAACAAGTTCGCTTGCTACTTCTGCTTTTGTTATTGGTTTTTATATTCCAAGTAAATCAAGAGCCCAAGACATAACACAAAAAGAGTCAAGTTTACAACCAAATGCTTTTGTAGAAATCAAATCTGATAATACAATTAACTTTATTTTTGGACAAGTTGAAATGGGTCAGGGTACTTATACAACTTTGGCTATGTGTATTGCAGAAGAATTAAATGTTAATTGGGAAGAAATTAACTTCAAAGGTGCTCAAGTTGCACCTGTTTATAATCATTTTTATGGTCCTTTGATGATTACAGGTGGTTCAAGTTCAATTATTGCGAAACAGTTAGAAATGAGAAAAATTGGTGCTGTATTGAATACAATGTTAAAACAAGCAGCTTCAAAAAAATGGAAAGTAAGAGCCTATGATGTTGAAACAAAAGATTCAAAGCTTATAAATAAAAGAACAAAAGAAGAACTTCCTTTTGGAGAATTTGTAGTTGATTTAGCTTCAATAAAAGTTCCTAGTGATCCTAAAATAAAAGATTTAAAAGATTGTAAAATAATAGGAAAACCACATTCAAGACATCCCAAAGAAGCATTAGCAAAAGTTACAGGAAAAGCAGATTTTGGAATAGATGTAAGAGTTGATGGTTTAAAATATGCAGCAGTTTTACATCCTACAGTATTTGGCGCAAAGATTAAAAGCTTTGATGCAAGTAAAGCACAGAAAAAAGTTGGTGTTATAAAAGTAAAACAAATTCCATCAGGAATAGCTGTAATTGCAGATACTTGGTATATCGCAAAAACTGCTTTAGATGAAATCAAAGTTGATTGGGATTTAGGTGAATTTGCAAAAATAAGTACTGAAGATATGGATAAGCAGTATGAAGATGCAATGAAAAAAGAGGGTGCATCTATGAGAAAAGATGGAGATAGTGTAAAAGCATTTAAAGAAGCTTCAAATGTAATAGAACTTGATTATGATTTTCCATTTTTAGCTCATGCACCAATGGAACCTTTAAGTTTTGCAGCACATCATAAAGATGGAAAAGCAATTTTATGGTCAACATCTCAATCTCAAACTTTAGCTTTTGGTGCAGCATTAAAAATTTTAGGTGTAAAAGCAGAAGATATTACTTATAATACTCCATATTTAGGTGGAGGTTTTGGTAGACGTGGTGCTATAAATATGGATTTTGCAGTAGAAGGGCTTTTTGTAGCAAAAGATGAAGGTTATCCAATTCTTACACTTTGGACTAGAGAAGATGATATTAAACTTGGAAACTATAGACCAAAATATAAAAATAAAGTTAAATTAGCTTTAGATGAACATGGTGATATTACTGCTTTTGATGCAAAAGTTGCAAGTCAAGCTATTTTCAAAGGTTCACCTTTTGCAATGTTGTACAAAGATGGAGTTGATGGTGCACAACAAGAAGGACTAGCTACACATCCTTATGATATAAATAGTCATAATATGCAAGCTTATACTATGGAATCTCCAATTTCTGTACTTTGGTGGAGATCAGTTGGTCATACACAAACTGCTCAAACAGTTGAATGTAGTATAGACCAAGCAGCATTTATTGCAAAAAAAGATCCAATTGAGTATAGAAAATCTATGTTAACAAATAAAAGATTTATAAATTTACTTGATGATGTGGCTTTAAAAGCAGATTGGAAAAATAGAAAAAAAGAAGAAAATGTAGGATACGGTGTTGCTATCGTTGAATCATTTGGAAGTATTTGTGCTCAAATTGCAAAAGTACGAGTTACAAAAAATGACTTCAAAGTTGAAAAAGTTTGGTGTTCTATTGATTGTGGATTTGCTTTTAATCCTCAAAATGTTGAAAATCAAATGATTAGTTCTATTAACTTTGGACTTGCGACACTACTAAGCAGTGAAATTACTATTAAAGATGGTGCAACTGTTCAAAGTAATTTCTATGATTATACAGTTACTAGAATTTCAGATGCTCCTGATATTGAAGTAAGTATTATAAATTCAGGTGCAAAAATTGGTGGGATTGGTGAGCCTGGAACTCCTCCTATCTTAGCCGCTGTTGCAAATGCAATTTTTGATGCAAGTGGAAAACTATATACATCAATGCCAATAAAAATGGTTTAA
- a CDS encoding nucleotidyltransferase family protein — protein MEKSNNLAVLILAAGSSSRLGESKQLLKIRNETLIEIALGNALKISSNVIVVLGYNSDKIKDKIKDFPIKIEINPNYKEGMGSSLSYGISKLEKSNKVLIMLSDQPLIPLSHYLKLIKKSEENEDIIICSKYQNKFAVPSIFPNKYYSMLKQLKGDKGARNILEENPLDFIPLDDKYSIDIDTKKDYLNLLNNMV, from the coding sequence ATGGAAAAATCTAATAATTTAGCAGTATTAATCTTAGCAGCTGGAAGTTCATCTCGTTTAGGTGAAAGTAAACAATTACTAAAGATTAGAAATGAAACTTTAATTGAAATTGCACTTGGAAATGCTTTGAAAATTAGCTCGAATGTAATTGTTGTGCTAGGTTATAATAGTGATAAAATAAAAGATAAAATAAAAGACTTTCCAATAAAAATAGAAATAAATCCAAATTATAAAGAAGGAATGGGGTCTTCATTATCCTATGGAATATCTAAGCTAGAAAAATCAAATAAAGTTTTGATTATGCTAAGTGATCAACCTTTGATTCCTTTAAGTCATTATTTAAAATTAATTAAAAAATCAGAAGAGAATGAAGATATAATAATATGTTCTAAATACCAAAATAAATTTGCTGTCCCTTCGATATTTCCAAATAAATATTATTCTATGTTAAAACAGTTAAAAGGTGATAAGGGTGCAAGAAATATCTTAGAAGAAAATCCTTTGGATTTTATACCTTTGGATGATAAATACTCAATAGATATTGATACAAAAAAGGATTATTTAAATCTTTTAAATAATATGGTTTAG
- a CDS encoding (2Fe-2S)-binding protein: MKITIDEKIYDIDIEDTNTPLLWVLRDNLNLTGTKFGCGVGQCGACTVLVDGEAIRACSTAISSLENKKITTIETTEDKTVQKLQKFWIQEDVVQCGYCQSGQIMNAAGLLKANPKPSDSEILSSMNGNICRCGTYNKIKTAIKAARAEV; this comes from the coding sequence ATGAAAATAACTATTGATGAAAAAATTTATGATATAGATATAGAAGATACAAATACTCCACTTCTATGGGTATTAAGAGATAACTTAAATCTAACAGGTACAAAGTTTGGCTGTGGAGTTGGACAATGTGGAGCATGTACTGTATTAGTAGATGGCGAGGCTATAAGAGCTTGTTCAACTGCTATTTCTTCACTTGAAAATAAAAAAATCACAACTATTGAAACAACAGAGGATAAAACTGTTCAAAAACTTCAAAAATTTTGGATTCAAGAAGATGTTGTTCAATGTGGATATTGCCAATCTGGACAAATTATGAATGCAGCAGGATTGCTAAAAGCAAATCCAAAACCAAGTGATAGTGAGATTCTTTCTTCTATGAATGGAAATATTTGTAGATGTGGAACATACAATAAAATAAAAACAGCTATAAAAGCTGCAAGAGCTGAGGTGTAA
- a CDS encoding cbb3-type cytochrome c oxidase subunit I, translating to MQNGAQIEYDYSVAKAFTFATILFGIIGMTFGVILAFQLAFPQLSNLAGEYGTFSRLRPIHTNAVTFGFTLSGVFAGWYYIGQRVLKVSLKESPFL from the coding sequence ATGCAAAACGGTGCACAAATTGAGTACGATTACTCAGTTGCAAAAGCCTTTACATTTGCAACAATTCTGTTTGGTATTATAGGTATGACATTTGGTGTTATACTTGCGTTTCAATTGGCGTTTCCACAGTTAAGTAACTTAGCTGGGGAGTATGGTACATTTAGTAGATTAAGACCTATTCACACAAATGCTGTTACTTTTGGTTTTACTCTAAGTGGTGTTTTTGCTGGATGGTATTACATTGGGCAAAGAGTATTAAAAGTTTCTTTAAAAGAATCTCCATTTTTA
- a CDS encoding EI24 domain-containing protein, translating into MSEIDIFSRSVKDFLTSKMLKIALIPLIVTMIFMYILFFTAADFGISTLQEIAQASQNGEEIVIDESAPFYFVWATYLIVFLFKYSFTSYIAGFLLYTIGTIIVLNISVIFSIVVIGFLTPTILEKIHQKHYSHLTLHGYGTLFSPLWVLFKSLLMMILLFILFIPLYFVPLINLIAFSLPLYYFFHKLLNYDVSSTILSQKEYKIIYEKEANTVRFRTLVLYFISMIPFITLFTAVFYIIYLGHGYFIKLDEMYKLDIPDSKMNDKNHNNDIKNIKELENSNIRKQISNS; encoded by the coding sequence TTGAGTGAAATAGATATTTTTTCAAGAAGTGTAAAAGATTTTTTAACTTCTAAGATGTTAAAAATTGCATTGATACCATTAATTGTTACAATGATATTTATGTATATATTATTTTTTACAGCAGCAGACTTTGGAATAAGTACCTTGCAAGAAATAGCTCAAGCTTCACAAAATGGAGAAGAAATAGTTATTGATGAAAGTGCTCCATTTTATTTCGTGTGGGCTACTTATTTGATTGTATTTTTGTTTAAATACTCATTTACTTCTTATATTGCAGGTTTTTTATTATATACAATTGGAACGATTATTGTGTTAAATATATCAGTAATTTTTTCTATTGTTGTAATAGGTTTTTTAACACCAACTATTTTAGAAAAAATACATCAAAAACATTATTCTCATCTAACTCTTCATGGATATGGGACATTATTTTCACCTCTATGGGTTTTATTTAAAAGTTTATTAATGATGATTTTATTATTTATACTTTTTATTCCCTTATATTTTGTACCTTTAATAAATTTAATTGCATTTTCATTACCTTTATATTATTTCTTTCACAAACTGTTAAATTATGATGTTTCATCTACAATATTAAGTCAAAAAGAGTATAAGATAATTTACGAAAAAGAGGCAAATACTGTAAGATTTAGAACATTAGTTTTATATTTTATTTCGATGATTCCATTTATCACTTTATTTACAGCAGTATTTTATATTATATATTTAGGTCATGGATATTTTATTAAACTTGATGAAATGTATAAATTAGATATCCCAGATTCAAAAATGAATGATAAAAATCATAACAATGATATAAAAAATATTAAAGAGCTAGAAAATTCAAATATTAGAAAACAAATAAGTAACTCATAG